The Ziziphus jujuba cultivar Dongzao chromosome 3, ASM3175591v1 region CCCAGATAAGCATTACCATTGCAGCAATTGCCTTTTTCATTCAAGTTCACTAAGAGGAGAAGACCTGAACCTATTGAAAAGAATGAGAAGCTTACTTGCATCATTGATCGAGGATTTGTGGTATATGTCGTCTCAATAGTACTCTCCTTCTGTagtcagaaaaagaaaaggtcaaCTTTATGTGGTAAATATTACATTCACCCCTGTTTTTGCATATATTACAGCTATATatcatattcaccaaaaaattacAGCTACATCTCATGAGATGTAAACTCTCATATAGCAACAAACAACCCCCTCCCCCACCTCTCCTGAGGTTAGTCAAAAACTTAGCCTTTTAATCGACAAAATTATACTTATAAAATGTGTAAAAACAAACCTGTTCTCACATTGAAATATTAGCTAGATAAGAAAAAGGTACACACAGTTGGGGTGTAAGTGTAATTTTTCCCATTTACATATTCAGGATCAGCCACAGATACTCGTGCAAACGGAATATGCATTAGATTACCTCACACTGAAATCCATAATGCAAAGCAACCCTTTTCACATCTTCCAAACTTAGTTCAATAGACATTTCCTGATTACAAGAAGTTAGACAGTTAATTCTCCCTTAGAATAAGAGTGGGATTACATGAACATGTATTTTACAAAAGAGAAGCTCACATCTTCTTGCCCATACATATCTGCAAAGTGATATAGTAGCGGACCTAAATTTATCCAAACCTGTCATCCACAATCCACCAATCACTTTCTATCAAGGGAGTCATGTGCCAAaaggaacaaaagaaaattgaaaatcttaACCCAAATAAATAGGAGAAATGGATACAGGAACTTACTCCACCATCTTTCAATATTCTTGATATGATTTCAATGTATTCAACAATGTTGTGTGCAGTATCAATAAAGAAACAGGTAACCACTGCATCCCAGATACCTGCATGTCCCACAAATTACTCAGTAAGAAAAAAGAACATTGCATGGTTTAGTGCGTACATGCACTAGAGGATAGGTTTTTGaagcataaaaaatttcatggtACCTGTGACCAACAGAATAGCCAAAAATACAATCACCTAAATCTGTCCATCCAAGGACAAATAGTATCTAaagaatttttaaatacaataaatcaagaataaataaatgGCAACCAGATAAACAATATATTAGACATTCATTAGTATAATTTACTCCTTGCATCAATTACAGTGCATAAACACAAAGACAATGCAAATAACTCACACTATTCCTACCTTCTTGGCTTGGATCACCGTAAACTTCAACAAAGTCACCACCACACATCGAAAAGCCTTCAGTGATCCCTGCACTGCTTGAAAAAGTGGATAGCTAAAGATATGCTAAATTTTCAGACACTTATAAAATTGCATCCAAATAAATACAGCAAGTGTATTATCGCATTATAAATCAGTTTCCTAGAAGCTTCACTGTCAAGTTACATATCCAAAAGTAATTTCACTTGTATTATTGAGCAAAGGACTTAATTGTAGTTTTATGTTCCTACCATAGAGAACCACAAAACCCATTAacatctatcatttttttttctgagtCAATACAAGAAAAGCTGGATGACATGGAAATTCATACAGCCAAAAATGGGGACAAACAACAGTTTGCTTTCTCATCTGATtagtcaaatattttaaaaagtctagTTAAACCAAATAGTTTCACATTCGTATAAGAGAAGACTTAAATTAAAAGAGACTACTGCCTTCCACATTGGTCAATTTCATGCTTAAACACATGGCATTGAAATGAGTTTATTGCCTCAAAGCATTTAAACGATATATCAAATTGCTTCAAGACTGTGTTATAcatataataatcataattataaGACATTAAGGATATCCGCATATAAAGGCTGTTTGCCTCTTCAAATTTCATGTAAAACATTCTACCATTTCAACCAATTATAATTTCCAAAAACACCTTACAGAAGGTCCAAAGATAACAAAATAGTCTTATCTAgaagataatgaaaattttcctcTATAAGTCGATAATTGTTATTACACAGTCGATAAAATTCATTCAAGTTGAAAACCACAACATTCACAAAAACCAAGTCGCACAGCCTACTCTAAATGGGAGTCACGTCGCTCAGGCCCAGGATCGAAGACCTCTAAACTTAAGATGTTAGGTACGCAAATAGAcgcaatttattttattttaagttttttggaACATTGCAGAACTTTATATGTACTAATCAAAACTTGATCGATGCCTCAAACATTGCTAATTCAGTCCCAGTTTTGACCATTATCACAaggaaaaatgcaaaaatagtATGAATATTCataacaacaaaagaaaaatggggcAAGGGCAAGCACTGCACAGtaataaaagtttaaatataTCGGTAAATTAATTTAGAGCAACATAAATACCTAGCTGGATGAATATCTGGTATTGAAACAGGACGGAGTTGGTCACTATCTGACAATGAATTACAATTGCTGTGTATCCATGGATATATTTTCCACTCCCCGGCACTCTGGGTACTAAAGACCAAGTAAAACCTCTTAAGACAggaatatagaaaaagaaaaggtatcCAAAAGAGATCCAAAAGAATAATATCTCATTGACTATCAAGGGATTCTTACTGATTAAGAATAAAACTTGAGCATATCATCATGTAGTATGAAAATTCATTTCCCTGGCTTATAAAACCTGTTTTAGTCATATGAAAACATTAGGAACTGATTAGGATTatataaaaagtttaatttgtAATAATCTGATATTATATTCATACCTAGACTTGAGATCTCTAGAGCCAGCCTTCCAAGTCCAGCTCCAGGAACTAAACAGGCAGGAGGGCTGTCAAACAGACATAGTAAACAACTAACGGAAAAAACTACTCCCATACACTATTAACACACAAAAAGTAATTATAAGGAGAAGATGCAACCGCAATAACACACTAATGGGGACGATAAAATTGGCATTAGAAATTCAACATACCTTTTCTCACAGCGGTTAGGAAATAGAGCATCAAGTTCCTTGAGGATAGGCTTGTAGCATTGATCGCGTTCTTTCTGCCCCTGTATTAAATACAATTATGGACGGAACAAGTAAACCTTTGGAGTTGTGGACACTAAATTTCAAACtagaaaccaacaaaaaaaagatatggTACCTCTGCTGCCCAATCTCTAACTATATTCCTTATAATACAACGGACCTGAAGACAGAAAGTAGGGAAAACCAGAATTTAGTAGAGGAAACTATCATGCCTCAAGACAGTCAATTAACTAGCAACAGACAAGAGCTAaagcaatataaataaaagttatttgCAAATTCCTTGACTATAGCCATAAACAAGCAAGAGGAGAACACATCTTCATTTTTTAAGAACATTTTCCATTATTGTATTAGCAAATTAATCTTATATTTTGTCAACTTAGGCCAAAGATAACTgctgaaaacaaaattatttcaataCCACAATTTCAAAGATGTAACCTTGACATAAATGCAGCTTAGCTACAACTAAAATAgcatataaataatcaaaattttataatagtaaaaatatggaaaaacctTGCAGAGATAAATTTgagcaaatatacatatatatatatatatatacatacatataaaaaataaataaataaataaaagaagaagaagaagcaaaccTTGTCAACATCAACTAAAGGGACATGTAACTGATGTGATGGAtccaaccatgcatgagttgaCACCTGAGAATTTAACAGCAAGCAAGATGAAATTTTCAAACCAACACATCTGTATCAATTTTGGAAAGTTAATAAATCTGAAATAAGTAGACAACGTATAATTTCCATGAAACtatgaatttaaaaaagaaatagataatcAACTTacgaaaattaacaaaaaaagatgGACTACAAGGAAATATATAGATCCTACAACTATTACATATTGAAGTAACCAGAAGACATACATTTCCATTTGAATCAATGGCATAGTTTCCATGGCAATTGTTTATCTCTTCATTATTTTCCCAGTCAAGAGCTTTGGTCCCAGTAATGGAATCACATTGACCTTCAATATCCATCTCCTGTTGTTATCTACAGTGGTCAAATTTCTGAATGAAAAAGACATAGGACCACCTTAAACTTCTCTTATTCATCTAAAAACCTAATGCGATGATGAAGTGCTCCAGAACCTTATTGGTAGTGACTCCTTTTGGTGAGTTGCT contains the following coding sequences:
- the LOC107423585 gene encoding uncharacterized protein LOC107423585 isoform X2 encodes the protein MSGVDEDEERRRQRRLEEALEVKSLRRIISAYLNYPDAAEEDVNRYERSFKKLPPAHKAFEPPLDMSQELDICENPHSEDVLNDHVSGAGDCCQSPVSSGRMSFSKSNQACCMEESNVISNSPKGVTTNKEMDIEGQCDSITGTKALDWENNEEINNCHGNYAIDSNGNVSTHAWLDPSHQLHVPLVDVDKVRCIIRNIVRDWAAEGQKERDQCYKPILKELDALFPNRCEKSPPACLVPGAGLGRLALEISSLGFISQGNEFSYYMMICSSFILNHTQSAGEWKIYPWIHSNCNSLSDSDQLRPVSIPDIHPASAGITEGFSMCGGDFVEVYGDPSQEGIWDAVVTCFFIDTAHNIVEYIEIISRILKDGGVWINLGPLLYHFADMYGQEDEMSIELSLEDVKRVALHYGFQCEKESTIETTYTTNPRSMMQNRYYAAFWTMRKRSTAGEKNAPT
- the LOC107423585 gene encoding uncharacterized protein LOC107423585 isoform X1; this translates as MSGVDEDEERRRQRRLEEALEVKSLRRIISAYLNYPDAAEEDVNRYERSFKKLPPAHKALLSHYPMKFQRLRRCISTNSYFIFNMLQAFEPPLDMSQELDICENPHSEDVLNDHVSGAGDCCQSPVSSGRMSFSKSNQACCMEESNVISNSPKGVTTNKEMDIEGQCDSITGTKALDWENNEEINNCHGNYAIDSNGNVSTHAWLDPSHQLHVPLVDVDKVRCIIRNIVRDWAAEGQKERDQCYKPILKELDALFPNRCEKSPPACLVPGAGLGRLALEISSLGFISQGNEFSYYMMICSSFILNHTQSAGEWKIYPWIHSNCNSLSDSDQLRPVSIPDIHPASAGITEGFSMCGGDFVEVYGDPSQEGIWDAVVTCFFIDTAHNIVEYIEIISRILKDGGVWINLGPLLYHFADMYGQEDEMSIELSLEDVKRVALHYGFQCEKESTIETTYTTNPRSMMQNRYYAAFWTMRKRSTAGEKNAPT
- the LOC107423585 gene encoding uncharacterized protein LOC107423585 isoform X3, with translation MKFQRLRRCISTNSYFIFNMLQAFEPPLDMSQELDICENPHSEDVLNDHVSGAGDCCQSPVSSGRMSFSKSNQACCMEESNVISNSPKGVTTNKEMDIEGQCDSITGTKALDWENNEEINNCHGNYAIDSNGNVSTHAWLDPSHQLHVPLVDVDKVRCIIRNIVRDWAAEGQKERDQCYKPILKELDALFPNRCEKSPPACLVPGAGLGRLALEISSLGFISQGNEFSYYMMICSSFILNHTQSAGEWKIYPWIHSNCNSLSDSDQLRPVSIPDIHPASAGITEGFSMCGGDFVEVYGDPSQEGIWDAVVTCFFIDTAHNIVEYIEIISRILKDGGVWINLGPLLYHFADMYGQEDEMSIELSLEDVKRVALHYGFQCEKESTIETTYTTNPRSMMQNRYYAAFWTMRKRSTAGEKNAPT